A DNA window from Pseudarthrobacter sp. W1I19 contains the following coding sequences:
- a CDS encoding ATP-binding protein has protein sequence MTEVLASRSFRGLAAEDAIESVHNDLDSLWLDVPFVQDMDQMTFTTAVIESASNIVQHAEPAGQEPVELGVDITVKPTLLQARVSAYHAKPPFGSMEPATPGEDAESGRGLALIQALVTTVTFERQDGTNTWVLSRTSQG, from the coding sequence ATGACTGAGGTCCTGGCGTCCCGCAGCTTCCGCGGGCTCGCGGCAGAAGACGCCATCGAATCCGTCCACAATGACCTGGACAGCCTCTGGCTCGACGTCCCCTTTGTGCAGGACATGGACCAGATGACGTTCACGACGGCGGTCATCGAGTCGGCGTCGAACATTGTCCAGCACGCGGAGCCCGCGGGCCAGGAACCAGTGGAGCTCGGAGTGGACATCACCGTCAAGCCCACGCTGCTGCAGGCCAGGGTCAGTGCCTACCACGCCAAGCCCCCGTTCGGTTCCATGGAGCCGGCAACACCGGGCGAGGACGCCGAGTCCGGCAGGGGCTTGGCGCTGATCCAGGCGCTGGTCACCACCGTCACGTTTGAGCGGCAGGACGGCACCAACACCTGGGTCCTGTCCAGGACGTCCCAGGGCTAG
- a CDS encoding STAS domain-containing protein yields the protein MEFSYEVKDSYAEVKADGRLNMVSAPKLREFVTDVIAGGSNRIVVNLENTAFMDSSGLGALIGCLKAARQAGGDLRIAAVQPQVKMVLQLTSMDKVLTSYTSAEEAFSND from the coding sequence ATGGAGTTTAGCTATGAGGTCAAGGACTCGTATGCGGAGGTCAAGGCGGACGGACGGCTGAACATGGTGTCCGCGCCGAAGCTGCGCGAGTTCGTCACGGATGTGATCGCGGGCGGGTCCAACCGGATCGTGGTGAATTTGGAGAACACGGCGTTTATGGACTCCTCGGGCCTTGGCGCGCTGATCGGCTGCCTCAAGGCTGCCCGGCAGGCGGGCGGCGACCTCCGAATTGCCGCTGTCCAGCCGCAGGTCAAGATGGTCCTGCAGCTCACCAGCATGGACAAGGTTCTCACCTCCTACACCTCTGCCGAAGAGGCGTTCAGCAATGACTGA